A genome region from Bacteroidales bacterium includes the following:
- a CDS encoding amino acid permease: MKQESEKNFRQSLGFFDSTMLVVGSMIGSGIFIVSADISRTLGSPMYMLLTWIVTGVITIIAALSYGELAAMMPRAGGQYVYLKESYNPMVGFLYGWTLFMIIQTGTIAAVAVAFAKFTGVLLPVFSEKNILLEINNYKISAAQLLAILSLVILTFINYFGIKNGKIMQITFTITKILALAGIIIAGLVVATGSGFWAGNFSDMWSASKTVMEEGKIVDIYKLGGLGLLTAFGVSMVGSLFSSDAWNNVTFIAGEIKNPKRNIPLSLFWGVLIVTAIYLLCNIAYLSLLPMNGNPEAADVVGRGIKFATSDRVGVAAASQIFGESAAIIMAVLIMISTFGCNNGLILSGARVYYAMANDGLFFKGVSKLNKYAVPGVALIFQCIWASVLCLSGKYGDLLDYVISAVLIFYILTIAGVFILRKKRPDAERPYKAFGYPVLPAIYIVIALAICIDLLIYKRDYCLPGFMIVLAGIPIYYLLVNRKQKDT, from the coding sequence ATGAAACAGGAATCAGAAAAAAACTTCAGGCAATCACTTGGCTTTTTCGATTCTACAATGCTGGTTGTAGGTTCGATGATAGGTTCAGGGATTTTTATAGTAAGCGCTGATATATCACGGACATTAGGTTCTCCAATGTATATGCTGTTAACATGGATTGTAACAGGAGTGATAACAATTATTGCTGCTCTTAGTTATGGGGAACTTGCAGCCATGATGCCGAGAGCAGGCGGGCAATATGTTTACCTGAAAGAATCATACAACCCGATGGTTGGTTTTTTATATGGATGGACTTTGTTCATGATCATTCAAACAGGTACGATTGCTGCGGTTGCAGTAGCATTTGCAAAATTTACCGGTGTACTATTACCTGTTTTCAGTGAGAAAAATATTTTACTTGAAATAAATAATTATAAAATATCAGCAGCACAACTACTGGCTATTTTAAGTTTAGTAATACTTACATTTATAAATTATTTCGGAATTAAAAATGGGAAAATAATGCAGATTACTTTTACCATTACGAAAATTCTGGCACTTGCCGGAATTATCATTGCCGGTCTTGTTGTGGCTACCGGAAGTGGTTTCTGGGCAGGTAACTTCAGCGATATGTGGAGCGCATCCAAAACAGTAATGGAAGAAGGGAAAATTGTTGATATATATAAATTAGGTGGTTTGGGATTGCTTACTGCATTTGGTGTTTCAATGGTTGGCAGCTTGTTTTCGAGCGATGCATGGAACAATGTAACTTTTATTGCAGGTGAAATAAAAAATCCAAAACGCAATATTCCGCTCAGCCTTTTCTGGGGAGTACTTATTGTAACTGCAATTTATTTATTATGCAATATTGCTTATCTGAGTCTATTGCCGATGAACGGAAATCCTGAAGCTGCCGATGTTGTGGGCAGAGGGATAAAATTTGCAACAAGCGACAGGGTGGGGGTTGCAGCGGCTTCACAAATTTTTGGAGAGTCGGCAGCAATAATAATGGCGGTGCTTATCATGATTTCAACTTTTGGCTGTAATAATGGGTTGATACTTTCAGGTGCGCGTGTTTATTATGCAATGGCTAATGACGGATTATTTTTTAAAGGTGTTTCTAAATTAAATAAATATGCTGTACCCGGTGTTGCCCTTATATTCCAATGTATTTGGGCTAGTGTATTATGTTTGTCTGGCAAGTATGGCGATTTGCTCGACTATGTAATTTCAGCAGTTTTGATTTTTTATATACTTACAATTGCAGGTGTTTTTATTTTAAGAAAAAAGAGACCCGATGCAGAAAGGCCATACAAAGCATTTGGATATCCTGTATTACCTGCAATTTATATTGTTATTGCACTTGCAATTTGCATCGACCTTTTAATTTATAAAAGAGATTATTGTTTGCCCGGATTTATGATCGTGCTTGCCGGAATCCCTATTTATTATTTGCTTGTAAACAGGAAGCAGAAAGATACTTAG
- a CDS encoding HD domain-containing protein, with translation MNNIFADCEINFSEFILKPEYFDFYDKLHDENHIYRVMFHVLNIGSDLGFNRETKLAFFAAFIHDLSRQHKGKHIEHGEIAAKEKLPVFIPLFKKNGLIDDDIPFIHNAVCNHSLPVELPETHSHYKVTALLKDADALDKVRKSAGDPKLKSLRFEESKLLIKHAEKLFKLTSGVKINSFDEILILAENIKKID, from the coding sequence ATGAATAATATTTTTGCTGATTGTGAAATTAATTTTTCTGAATTTATTCTAAAGCCTGAATATTTTGATTTTTATGATAAGCTTCATGATGAGAACCATATATATCGTGTAATGTTTCATGTGCTGAATATAGGTTCTGACTTAGGTTTCAATAGGGAAACTAAATTAGCTTTTTTTGCTGCATTTATTCATGACTTATCACGCCAACATAAAGGGAAACACATTGAACATGGCGAAATTGCTGCAAAAGAAAAGCTTCCTGTTTTTATACCATTATTTAAAAAGAATGGATTGATTGATGATGATATTCCTTTTATTCATAATGCTGTTTGCAATCACTCGCTTCCTGTTGAATTACCTGAAACACATTCACATTATAAAGTAACAGCTTTGTTAAAAGATGCTGATGCGCTTGATAAAGTGAGGAAGAGTGCAGGTGACCCAAAACTTAAATCTCTTAGATTTGAAGAAAGCAAATTACTTATAAAGCATGCAGAAAAACTATTCAAGCTTACATCAGGAGTAAAAATAAATTCTTTTGACG